The Mauremys reevesii isolate NIE-2019 linkage group 1, ASM1616193v1, whole genome shotgun sequence genome has a segment encoding these proteins:
- the LOC120395632 gene encoding transmembrane protein 116-like, protein MDATSGGKDVSALSNDKIFVLTRVYLVALSLSLVGSSSVLAVATLRRRCFHSQLRPLFLLSLADFLAALVLIITAAIQLLPAQLFVLAYEFCPYGLMLAMMFYAISFLMVIVYAYEVNRTIRGWRVTHEPAPQERSRCMERAQHCLPYVLAWLLPALTFLGQLLFRGTSVRDIAPTSLKPVMPHTANRSRGADSLYCSSCLILIHRSQDVCYKYMGGKDTGLEMKILFFMYLLLVLSCSTFLYCRVKRWCRRNNEVRLLNMENDGFASRNIQSVCKISRCFQLVFLICWTPAFLLSILSFTSIEPTSIFALHVAMALTMSLQGLLHSLVYGWLRQNFRQEALGETLPLRHYPGLKAFYDESFGVEC, encoded by the exons CCTCGTCGGCAGCAGCTCGGTCCTTGCTGTAGCCACCCTCAGGAGGAGGTGCTTCCACAGCCAG CTGCGCCCCCTCttcctgctctccctggcagaCTTCCTGGCTGCCTTGGTGCTGATCATCACGGCTGCCATCCAGCTCCTTCCAGCCCAGCTCTTCGTCCTGGCTTACGAGTTCTGCCCCTACGGCCTGATGCTGGCCATG ATGTTCTACGCCATCTCCTTCCTGATGGTCATTGTCTACGCGTACGAGGTGAACCGCACCATCCGTGGCTGGAGAGTGACGCACGAGCCAGCTCCGCAG GAGAGAAGCAGGTGCATGGAGAGGGCGCAGCACTGCCTGCCCTACGTCCTGGCCTG GCTGCTCCCCGCCCTCACGTTCCTGGGCCAGCTGCTGTTCAGAGGCACGTCGGTGAGAGACATCGCTCCCACGTCCCTCAAACCCGTCATGCCCCATACGGCCAACCGCTCCCGAGGGGCCGACAGCCTGTACTGCTCCAG CTGCCTGATCCTCATCCACCGCTCCCAGGACGTCTGCTATAAG TACATGGGCGGGAAGGACACTGGCCTGGAGATGAAAATCCTCTTCTTCATGTACCTGCTGCTGGTGCTCAGCTGCAGCACG TTCCTCTACTGCAGGGTGAAGCGCTGGTGCAGGAGGAACAATGAGGTGCGGTTGCTGAACATGGAGAATGACGGCTTCGCCAGCAGGAACATCCAGAGCGTGTGCAAAATTTCTCGCTGCTTCCAGCTGGTTTTCCTGATCTGCTGGACACCAG CTTTCCTGCTCAGCATCCTCTCCTTCACCAGCATCGAGCCCACCTCCATCTTTGCACTGCATGTTGCCATG GCCCTGACCATGTCCCTCCAAGGGCTCCTGCACAGTTTGGTCTATGGCTGGCTGCGGCAGAACTTCcgccaggaggctctgggggagacGCTCCCCTTGAGACACTACCCCGGCCTCAAAGCCTTCTATGATGAATCGTTTGGGGTTGAGTGCTAG